The following proteins are co-located in the Hevea brasiliensis isolate MT/VB/25A 57/8 chromosome 11, ASM3005281v1, whole genome shotgun sequence genome:
- the LOC110658083 gene encoding anthocyanidin reductase ((2S)-flavan-3-ol-forming), with translation MATQLSQKKTACVIGGTGFVASLLVKLLLEKGYAVNTTVRDPGNQKKTSHLLALKKLGELNIFGADLTNEESFDAAVAGCDFVFHVATPVNFASQDPENDMIKPAVQGVHNVLKACAKAKTVKRVILTSSAAAVTINKLSGTGLVMDEKNWTDTEFLTSEKPPTWGYPLSKTLAEKAAWKFAQENNIDLISVIPTLMTGPSLTLDIPSSVNLATSLITGNEFLINALKGMQMLSGSVSITHVEDVCRAHIFLAEKESSSGRYICSCVNTSVPELAKFLKDRYPQYEVPTEFGDFPSKAKLIISSEKLISEGFSFKYGIEEIYDQTVEYLKAKGTLN, from the exons atggctacccaattgaGCCAGAAAAAGACAGCTTGTGTGATCGGTGGCACTGGTTTTGTTGCTTCATTGCTGGTGAAGTTGTTGCTTGAGAAGGGTTATGCTGTGAATACTACAGTCAGGGACCCAG GTAATCAGAAGAAGACCTCTCATCTCCTAGCACTGAAAAAATTGGGGGAGCTAAACATATTTGGAGCTGATTTGACCAATGAAGAAAGTTTTGATGCTGCCGTAGCAGGTTGTGACTTTGTCTTCCATGTTGCAACCCCTGTGAATTTTGCTTCTCAAGATCCAGAG AATGACATGATCAAGCCAGCAGTCCAAGGAGTTCATAATGTTTTGAAAGCTTGTGCGAAAGCGAAAACAGTGAAAAGGGTCATCCTGACATCCTCTGCTGCTGCTGTAACAATAAATAAGCTCAGTGGTACAGGTTTAGTCATGGATGAGAAAAACTGGACTGATACCGAGTTCTTGACTTCTGAGAAGCCACCCACTTGG GGGTACCCTCTTTCCAAGACTTTAGCTGAGAAGGCAGCTTGGAAGTTTGCTCAAGAAAATAACATTGATCTCATTTCTGTTATCCCTACACTCATGACTGGTCCTTCTCTGACATTGGATATTCCCAGCAGTGTAAACCTGGCCACATCACTGATCACAG GAAATGAGTTCCTCATAAATGCTTTGAAAGGCATGCAAATGCTGTCAGGCTCAGTATCAATAACGCATGTGGAGGATGTCTGTCGCGCCCATATATTTTTAGCTGAGAAAGAATCATCTTCTGGTCGATATATATGTTCCTGCGTGAATACCAGTGTTCCTGAGCTTGCCAAATTCCTCAAGGACAGATATCCTCAGTACGAAGTCCCAACTGA GTTTGGAGATTTCCCTTCCAAGGCCAAGTTAATCATCTCATCAGAGAAGCTAATCAGTGAGGGGTTCAGTTTCAAGTATGGGATTGAAGAGATCTATGACCAAACTGTGGAGTATCTGAAGGCCAAAGGGACGCTGAATTGA